The nucleotide sequence ATCTCCAAACATTTTGCTAGATGAAAACTTAGAACCAAAGCTATCAGATTACGGGCTTGTGAGGCTTGAAATCGACACTGGTAATACTATGCAACAAAGGATGGTGTCTACTGTTGGTTGCGCTCCTGAATATGAACAAAATGGTGAACTCACACCAAAATCCGACGTTTACTGTTTTGGGGTTGTTCTACTCGAGCTCATTACCGGAAGAAAAGCATTAGACACCACTCTCCCAATGGACGAACAGAATCTTACCAAATGGGTAATGCTCGGTTGTCTTTTTATACGTCTAATATCATATAAAAACGTGTGAAAAAACACACTATGCAAATTATAAAGTAGCCAAATTTACATAAAACGTTCTTTACCCATATATAAAATTGCAGGTTATATCCTGTTACTCTAAAAATCACACTAATCATCTTTTATGTTAACTTTTTGTAACAGAATATGTCCTTTACACTAATTGTTGTTAAAAACTTCATTTGATTTTTTAAAAGTGACAATTCAGGACTAAATTTGTAATTttcataattgttttttttttctttttctttaaacttttttctttctttcttcttcatctctttttttaattatataaatttcAATATAGatttttattttagtaaataaTTATTGTGGTTAATTAGTTTAGTTTTGTCCAGTTAttaaattttatatttaataCAAATTATGTAATAGTGTTAGGGGTGTAAATGGGTCGAGGCGAGTCCAATATTGCACAGTTTTCATGATGTAAATTTACATTTAAAACAAATTACGTACTTCTTTTAAGGGTGTCATGGTTCAAAACTCTTTAAGGTATTTTTTTTGTTGTCTTTACTATTTATCATAATTACCCAAATCAAAAATTTAACTTAAATTTATATGTGACCCTAGATCCACATAAACTGATAAAACCTTTGGCATAAGTAACCTTTTACAATTATTTAACTTAATTAGATATTATTATGTAATAAAAGACTATGTTAGAATAAAATTTTGACTCAAGTTAAATACTAGTATATAATATTAGGAAGTACAAAAGGACTCGAGATGAACCTTAGGTGAGCTTAGGCTCGACTCAATCCACATATACCCCAAATAAGTATTTAATTTGCTTTgaatgaaaaattagaaaaagtaaacaaatgtaaataaaaaaataaaaaaataaaaaactaatttGAAAGtcatattttaattaaaaaatgatTAACTACTTAATttatcatcatcgtcatcatacACAGTAAATCATACCAATAGCAAAACAAAGGTAAGGACTGGGGAGGGTAACATATAGACAGCTTTACCTCGACCTCGTAGGAATAGAAAGGTTGTTTCCTATGAGACCCACGGCTCGATTAATTTAGCATTAGTAATTCAGTGGCGGATTCAGGGTCGGATTCCAGTGGGTTACTTTTGGTAGTTTTTCATTAATTTTCATTATTTTtcccaaatcatacaaggtttacactaattttttccattttcttcgaatcgaatgggttcctgggaacccatgAAACCATGCTAAATCCGCCCCTGATTAGtataatttattaaataaaagtGATGTAAAGAATATAAGAAAAAGAAATgtgaaagaaagaaaaaaaataaagagaaaggtaAAGGAAAGAAAACACGTATGAAATTACAAATTTAGCATTTTAGGGTAGAGGTAAAATTTTCATTTAAAAAAAGTAACTGAATTAGTAGTTAGCGTAAATGACGTAATTGTTACAAAAAAGTAAGCATAAAGGATGTTTAGCATgacttttaaaattaaaagatgAGACCTGCAATGTTATATAAACGTAAAGAACGTTATCTGTAATTTTATCTATAAAGTATGTGAAAATTATAACATTTTAtagaataaaaaataaaaattcataaGAAACTCAAATTTGGAAAATATTTGCAACTTAAAgcataagaaaaaaaaataataaattgttCCCATGATCAAATGTTGTGATCAATTTACTAAATCTATTATATTATGAGTCATGACAAATTCTATGCACTTGATTGGCTTAGAAAATTTCTTAGAGATTCTATATGTATTTACAGTTGTGTGTGAAAATATTTTTTCTACGTATTTAAGTGTGAAATAACTTAAAATTTTCATATTTttccaaagtttttttttttttgaaaggtgtgtTTCAGCGGTGAAGACAATCCTAGACAACCCCGGGTCCCGAGTTCGAATCCCTACCCACACACCGGTGTCCTCCTTTCAAACCGTCACGGGGAATTTTTTCGTGAAGTGCATGGATCGAACCGGAGACCTAGCCCGGGCGGAAACCACCCTAAGGTGTAAACCCTCCCGCCTCCGACCAGCTGGGCTGGCCATCATCGACATTTTTCCaaagattttaaaaaaaattactcatttttttaataattgtctAAAAGATAAATGAAATCACTAGTATAATCTTAAAACACATATGTATTGTCATTCATTGAATCGGGTTTTGCTTTGTTCAAATCAGGCACAACCCTATTTTaaggatccaaaaaggtttcccGAAATGGTTGATCCACGATTGGAAGGATCATTTCCAGATAAAAGTTTAAATCAAGCAGTTGGGGTGGCTGCCATGTGTGTACAAGACGACCCATCCGTTCGACCAATGATCTCAGATGTGGTGGCTGCACTTAGCTTCCTCGCCATGGCTCCACCACcgcaaccacaaccacaaaaggATCCTACTACCGCTTCAACGAATGATCCAAATGCGGAAAATCATTCGTCATGTTTATCGTCATCATCGATAGAGGCGGAAGATGATGATTATAGCTGTAGTGATTCTGAAGATGAGGATGAACAACACTACCATATGCGAACAAAACATAACAAGAATAGTTATGATGAAGATAGATGTGGCACTTCATCTTCAGAAAGTTTATATAATGAAGATGATTATTGGGAGGATGAAAGTCACCATGAAGAAACAAGTTATAGATCAAAATCAAAGATAAAAAGCATCAAGAGAAAAGTTACATTTGGAAGAGATAAAAGTGTAAGTAGGAATTCATCAAAAAATAAGAGCTTGAAAAAACATTCAGGTCCTAGTTTGCGAAAGACAAGCGTGAATAGGATATCGCCTAAAACACATTTAGGTtcgaattcgaggaacaaaattgttGATAGGAAATCATCAAAAAACAATGAAACGGATAATGTTAGTTTGAGCAAGAAAACTCATGATGCACTCGAAGATCATCAAAGTAGTAGCAACTCATCACTATCACCAGATAATGGTGAAAGTAGTAGAAGAGATGTCACTCTTGAATCATCAAGAAAAAATGTGGTTAAATCTGATACGGGCATGAACAACATTGAAGTAGAGATTTTGGATGGAGAAGAAGGGATAAATGCTAGATTATTAGAAGATACATATGTTCCAATTTGAAAGTTTGGTCAACTTAGAATCAAGATGATAAAAGAAGATATGATTATTATAGCCGTATATGTTAGTTTTCTGTGTGAATTGTACATTATGAGTCAAGATATAGTCACTTCATCCTTGTGAATTTCGCCATGGTCATCACACATAGATAATAATGCATTGGACATAAGGTAGTTTAAAAGGAGTTTTATAGTCACCCCAAATAAAAGTTGAAGATTGTTTAAATTTAAATGGTTTCCAACATGTGGACCATAACACACGTTATTATTATACCAAAACACATGTCCGTAGTTTGCCAAGAACCCATTTTCAAATTCTGAAGTCATTAAGCACCTAAAAAAACACATTTATGTCAGCATAAGGTTGATGAGTTCACGagtttaatttacataaaataacCAAAATTTTATCAATTTTGAATGACATGACAACCCTAGACCAACATGTAATATCGTAAACTAGCTAGAAATATGAGAGATGTACCCATCCATAAAATAACCAaaattttatcaattttaaataaatgaataaaattaCCAATTTGTCCTGATTTTATATTGGGTTATTGCattttatcacccctaactattGGCTATTAGCCGCTGGCACCCCTAACTATCACTTTAACGTccgccacccccaacttaacacttacttTGTTCTGTCACCACATCGTTAACTGATCATTAACTTTTGAgcttgttactatacttttggggatGTCcaaagatccctaaaacctttctaagatccctatgacacccctaAAAGTATAAAAACAacatcaaaagttagtgatcagttagcGACTTGGTAatagaacacactaagtgttaagttgggggtgacggacgtcaaagtaatagttgagggtggcagcggccaatagccaatagttgggGGTGATTAAATCTATTAACCCTTTAATATTAAAATTTAACTCGATTAGAGATAAAGGACATACTGTGCAAGGTTTTGCAAACATAAGGTATGAATCCtgtcaattttaaagacaaatgaCATAGTTTGCAATCTGGTGTAAACACAAAGGatgatttttataatttactcaaaaaaaaaaaaaaaaaaagaattgcaACCATTCCACCGGTCTTTCTTTTAGAGCACCCGGAGCGCCACGGGATGTAACACCCGTATTATTTAACTGGGACTTTAATATAAAATACGcattgttaaaaaaaacaaaatgctTCATTTTGGTAAGTCATACCAACGGAAGTTTGCAAAGTAGCAGTATTCTAGTTAACTACTAACTAGTTTAAAACATCCAAAACGATAAGTTAAGTGTTTACAACATAAACATTTTCTACAACAAAGATAGATAAACGCGGAAGCTTTAAAagtagtgttcggttcttgaaatcatgcttgatcaccatccgggTTGAGTTCCACATCACCTAAGGTCAAAGACCACatcaaatgttagttttgataatGTTAAACTAGTATAAACAAGTTCTGAGATCATACGattgaaaagaaaacaaaaattcCAGCTTTTTGGTCTGTCGTGCCCCGCGACAGATCACCTTAAATCTTATGCGCCCCGCGAGGACCTGTTGCGTGCCGCGCTAGGTCAAATGGATCCTGTCGCGTGGAGAGGGGGACACGGTtttccagcaggtgcaggtttGTGACCTGCATTTCCTGCCCAGCTCCGAATTTCACAATTTAAACTTCAAACGCTCATAACTTTTGATTCAGaggtccgttttaggtgattctttttcctacacgtcTGTAATTTAATTACCGACGTGTCTATCACATTTATTTTACCAAAAATTTAGCTTGCGGACCGAATGACTGAAATCACTAAGGTGTTTATTCAACCCACCAAGTTTACACCAATTTCACTACCAATACTGTAGTAACCTTAAGGCGCATTGATATTCGCCAAATTACACATACTTTATT is from Helianthus annuus cultivar XRQ/B chromosome 9, HanXRQr2.0-SUNRISE, whole genome shotgun sequence and encodes:
- the LOC110877714 gene encoding probable serine/threonine-protein kinase PBL24; protein product: MNCLPCFGSKESDIKEQEDLRDAQPKGHPTSQPPVITMDTSSVPASKPNNQNHESATSNINGTNEVADNPARNFGFRELAMATKNFRRETLLDENRVGKVFKGTLQGTGQVVAVKQLDRHGTKANKEFLAEVMMLSRLRHPNLVELIGYCADGDQRILVYEYMQMGSLKNHLHEVPPEKEPLDWVTRMKIASGAAQALEYLHEKTNPPILYRTFTSPNILLDENLEPKLSDYGLVRLEIDTGNTMQQRMVSTVGCAPEYEQNGELTPKSDVYCFGVVLLELITGRKALDTTLPMDEQNLTKWAQPYFKDPKRFPEMVDPRLEGSFPDKSLNQAVGVAAMCVQDDPSVRPMISDVVAALSFLAMAPPPQPQPQKDPTTASTNDPNAENHSSCLSSSSIEAEDDDYSCSDSEDEDEQHYHMRTKHNKNSYDEDRCGTSSSESLYNEDDYWEDESHHEETSYRSKSKIKSIKRKVTFGRDKSVSRNSSKNKSLKKHSGPSLRKTSVNRISPKTHLGSNSRNKIVDRKSSKNNETDNVSLSKKTHDALEDHQSSSNSSLSPDNGESSRRDVTLESSRKNVVKSDTGMNNIEVEILDGEEGINARLLEDTYVPI